The Opitutaceae bacterium genome window below encodes:
- a CDS encoding fused MFS/spermidine synthase: protein MLIALFVAALILAFAGGWRRIARDWRPRMGGFVMMLSVGLGIFFIIQLHHAVGSTIAASRNFYGTLRVYEEMPDREYGRNTKLVHGVITHGLQFWNPVQSRWPTTYYGETSGVGLAIKHLSRPEGSRRIGLVGLGTGTLAAYGRKGDHLRIYEINPAVEAIARKHFTFLAESEAGVDVILGDARLSMERELAADSPQNFDLLALDAFSSDSIPIHLLTREAMETYLRHLARDGIIAVHISNRYLDLQPVVEKLADTFHLASVTINDESEDSWWIFRTKWTLLARDPALLADSELQDKASPRSSKTDTMPAWTDDHASLIHALR, encoded by the coding sequence ATGCTCATCGCGCTCTTCGTGGCGGCACTTATCCTGGCGTTCGCGGGCGGCTGGCGTCGCATCGCGCGGGACTGGCGGCCGCGCATGGGCGGATTTGTCATGATGCTTTCGGTCGGACTCGGCATCTTTTTCATCATCCAGCTGCATCACGCCGTTGGTTCCACCATCGCGGCCAGCCGCAATTTCTACGGCACCCTCCGCGTCTACGAGGAAATGCCCGACCGCGAATACGGCCGCAACACCAAGCTCGTGCATGGCGTCATCACACACGGCCTGCAGTTCTGGAACCCCGTCCAGAGCCGGTGGCCGACCACGTACTACGGCGAAACCAGCGGCGTCGGCCTCGCCATCAAGCACCTGAGCCGCCCCGAGGGGAGCCGCCGAATCGGACTGGTCGGACTGGGGACGGGCACCCTGGCGGCCTACGGAAGGAAGGGCGACCATCTCCGCATCTACGAGATCAACCCCGCCGTCGAGGCCATTGCCAGAAAGCACTTCACGTTCCTCGCCGAGTCTGAGGCCGGGGTGGATGTGATCCTCGGCGACGCACGCCTGTCGATGGAGCGCGAACTGGCCGCGGATTCGCCGCAGAACTTCGACCTGCTGGCGCTGGATGCCTTCAGCAGCGACTCCATCCCCATCCATCTCCTGACGCGCGAGGCGATGGAAACCTACCTTCGCCATCTGGCCCGGGACGGCATCATCGCCGTTCACATCTCGAACCGATATCTGGACCTCCAGCCGGTCGTCGAAAAACTCGCCGACACGTTCCACCTGGCCTCGGTGACCATCAACGACGAATCCGAAGACTCCTGGTGGATCTTTCGCACAAAATGGACGCTGCTCGCCCGGGACCCGGCGCTGCTGGCGGACAGCGAGCTCCAGGACAAGGCCAGCCCGCGTAGCAGCAAAACGGATACGATGCCCGCGTGGACCGATGACCACGCCAGCCTGATCCATGCGCTTCGCTAG
- a CDS encoding VCBS repeat-containing protein, which translates to MVETGSDGKSYPPLTFAYEDNAYGWTLANQYSPAYYLADNSNEGRPAGSGFVDFDGDGRVDFVARRDGMGINLAKRNTGAGWVDSTNYLLPHPLAFSNSALDTGGRFVDVDGDGLVDYLWWRMGAGGDTHEKGARRNTGTGWETAPASWTPPSPTAKDDKPLHGARFMDVNGDGRVDMVSHIRTGQYATQNIFVYLNTESGWQYDAAYSTISHDIAQWKGRFIDLNGDGLVDIAAYYHGNGQTLRKSWLNTGSGWQDAPAYYLPRLIADDRNFSVGAEFADVNADGLPDLLWYREPGTVDRGCAMNTGTGWRITASETARFAAPHPLARDGYRNAGGAFIDLNLDGIADLAFSRQFSGQAAENTRSTEPVATLYMPVPVLRTICITCCCFRMAWIRLGLILSI; encoded by the coding sequence TTGGTCGAGACCGGAAGCGACGGCAAATCCTACCCGCCGCTAACCTTTGCGTACGAGGACAACGCCTACGGCTGGACCCTCGCAAACCAGTACTCGCCCGCCTACTACCTCGCCGACAACTCCAACGAGGGACGCCCGGCAGGCTCAGGCTTTGTGGATTTCGACGGCGACGGTCGCGTCGACTTCGTCGCCCGGCGCGACGGCATGGGCATCAATCTGGCCAAACGCAACACCGGCGCCGGCTGGGTCGATAGCACCAACTATCTCCTGCCGCACCCGCTCGCGTTTTCAAATTCGGCACTGGACACCGGAGGACGCTTTGTGGACGTCGACGGCGATGGCCTGGTCGACTACCTGTGGTGGCGCATGGGCGCTGGCGGCGACACCCATGAGAAGGGAGCACGGCGCAACACCGGCACCGGTTGGGAAACAGCCCCCGCCTCGTGGACTCCGCCTTCCCCGACCGCCAAGGATGACAAGCCCCTGCACGGAGCGCGGTTCATGGACGTCAACGGCGACGGTCGTGTAGACATGGTCAGTCACATCCGCACCGGCCAGTATGCCACCCAGAACATCTTCGTCTACCTCAACACCGAATCCGGCTGGCAGTACGATGCAGCCTACAGCACGATCAGCCACGACATCGCCCAGTGGAAGGGCCGGTTCATTGACTTGAATGGCGATGGCCTGGTTGACATCGCCGCCTACTACCATGGCAACGGCCAGACGCTTCGGAAGAGCTGGCTCAACACGGGCTCTGGCTGGCAGGATGCGCCCGCCTACTACCTTCCGCGCCTGATTGCCGATGACCGCAATTTCTCGGTCGGAGCGGAGTTTGCCGATGTCAATGCCGACGGACTGCCGGATCTGCTCTGGTACCGCGAGCCCGGAACGGTCGACAGGGGCTGCGCGATGAACACCGGCACCGGCTGGCGGATCACGGCCTCGGAAACAGCCCGGTTTGCCGCCCCACACCCCCTCGCACGCGACGGCTACCGAAACGCCGGAGGCGCCTTCATCGATCTGAATCTCGACGGCATTGCCGACCTCGCATTCAGCCGCCAGTTCAGTGGGCAGGCGGCCGAAAACACACGCTCTACGGAACCGGTCGCGACTTTGTACATGCCGGTGCCAGTGCTCCGCACGATCTGCATCACTTGCTGCTGCTTCAGGATGGCGTGGATCAGACTGGGGCTGATTTTGTCGATCTGA
- a CDS encoding helix-turn-helix domain containing protein yields the protein MEQKHRFVSLAATGRFTFTELCADFHVSRKTGHKWWKRYRREGTAGLRERSRRPQGCSHQTAGQIQGLIVRLRHRHRTWGRRSCANCCAATTASGGRRHAAP from the coding sequence ATGGAACAGAAGCATCGGTTTGTCAGTCTCGCGGCCACGGGCCGCTTCACGTTTACCGAATTGTGCGCGGACTTTCACGTCAGTCGGAAGACCGGCCACAAGTGGTGGAAGCGTTACCGTCGGGAAGGCACCGCGGGATTGCGCGAGCGCAGCCGCCGTCCGCAAGGATGCTCGCACCAGACCGCTGGGCAGATCCAGGGGCTGATCGTGCGGTTGCGCCACAGGCACCGGACGTGGGGCCGAAGAAGCTGCGCAAACTGTTGCGCCGCGACCACGGCATCCGGCGGCCGCCGGCATGCAGCACCATAG
- a CDS encoding transposase, which yields MWWINEGIVVEFIQPASPQQNGSHERAHRDLKAEATQPPSPTWSAQQRRFDRWQHLRNHVRPHEALGMLCPAQIYRRSPAACARTTPRCATRRTGWCGAFPQQASCGMTDTTTLLVKSSLIAGWRCARIPPAAPSCTLPTYISATSSLIRQRDSGLRPTSRCRIKNLSPNHTQKLNKKCNLCPRTKCNPCPNQTKMVGGSAKRVKPHLSHF from the coding sequence GTGTGGTGGATCAACGAGGGCATCGTCGTCGAGTTCATCCAACCGGCTTCACCGCAACAAAACGGTTCTCACGAACGCGCTCACCGCGATCTGAAGGCCGAGGCCACGCAACCGCCGTCCCCAACCTGGTCCGCCCAGCAGCGGCGATTTGATCGCTGGCAGCACCTGCGAAACCATGTCCGGCCACATGAAGCGCTGGGCATGCTCTGCCCGGCTCAAATCTACCGTCGCAGTCCCGCCGCCTGCGCGAGAACGACACCGCGGTGCGCTACCCGAAGGACTGGCTGGTGCGGCGCGTTTCCGCAACAGGCAAGCTGTGGCATGACGGACACGACTACGCTCTTGGTGAAATCTTCGCTCATTGCCGGGTGGCGTTGCGCAAGGATTCCACCGGCCGCACCGAGCTGCACTTTGCCAACGTACATCTCGGCTACCTCGTCTTTGATCCGGCAGCGCGATTCCGGCCTGCGGCCTACATCGCGCTGCCGGATCAAAAACCTCTCGCCAAATCACACACAAAAACTAAACAAAAAGTGTAACCTATGTCCCCGGACAAAGTGTAACCCATGTCCGAATCAAACCAAAATGGTCGGAGGCTCAGCCAAAAGGGTCAAACCTCACCTTTCGCACTTTTGA
- a CDS encoding Hsp20/alpha crystallin family protein, which translates to MRLVRYNHPNYRSYSPTTTASRNPWYGLDGEIDRLFNSAFGGMTQAFGTAFPVDLYEDKDNAYVRADLPGVTRDAIEVDMVDQTLTIKASRKRGEGDSAETTTFSRVISVPENVQASTVKATYENGVLTVTLPKKEEAKPRKISVQVG; encoded by the coding sequence ATGAGACTCGTACGTTACAATCATCCAAACTACCGCAGCTACTCGCCGACCACCACGGCATCGCGCAATCCTTGGTACGGACTCGATGGTGAGATCGACCGCCTGTTCAACTCTGCCTTCGGCGGCATGACCCAGGCCTTTGGCACCGCGTTTCCTGTCGATCTGTACGAAGACAAGGACAACGCGTATGTGCGGGCGGACCTACCGGGTGTCACACGCGACGCCATCGAGGTCGACATGGTCGACCAGACTCTCACCATCAAGGCTTCGCGCAAGCGGGGCGAGGGCGACAGCGCGGAAACCACGACTTTCAGCCGTGTCATCAGCGTTCCCGAGAACGTCCAGGCGAGCACCGTCAAGGCGACCTATGAAAATGGAGTCCTGACGGTAACCCTCCCGAAGAAGGAAGAGGCGAAACCACGGAAGATCTCCGTCCAGGTCGGCTGA
- a CDS encoding mechanosensitive ion channel family protein, giving the protein MNRLNLLSLSRLCIALLAASLPFLAAGQSEGAAEKAAAADAGNQAAAAAAVTHGDAQVPASDFLEHLVDGILDAFDVRTSGNSTPRYLMAALFLVGAIIVRGLVTRVVFGILRRLASRTGTTLDDKLLPALASPVGALIILLGALAALKVLKLSPASSEAVAYGSTLAFSLLVFWLFLRAFNTVLAHMQEVATARQLGVAAFMPWIKKTLLAIFFVFGVLLVAQSLGADVKAFLAGLGIGGLAMALAAQDTIANLFGSVVVAIDQPFKLGETVRIGAHVGTVEDIGLRSTKLRNPDKSVTIVPNRTVATEVVTNLSRFTQRRVEQVVSLAHGTSVEDMEALVAEFQGIILAQPDVDRSSVMVYFRDLSPASLDIWLVYMSVDDDFRKHMELRQRLNAAFMRAARARGVSFAAPMPPVVLPAEHSRLSGGGKA; this is encoded by the coding sequence ATGAATCGGCTCAACCTTCTTTCGCTCTCCCGTCTCTGCATTGCCCTGCTTGCCGCCAGTCTGCCTTTCCTTGCGGCCGGACAGTCGGAAGGTGCCGCCGAGAAGGCAGCCGCAGCGGATGCTGGAAATCAAGCCGCCGCAGCCGCGGCCGTGACTCACGGTGACGCGCAGGTGCCGGCTTCGGATTTCCTGGAGCATCTGGTTGACGGCATCCTTGATGCGTTTGATGTGCGCACCAGCGGCAACAGCACGCCCCGCTATCTCATGGCGGCGCTCTTCCTGGTGGGCGCGATCATCGTTCGCGGGCTCGTCACCCGCGTCGTTTTTGGCATTTTGCGCAGGCTGGCATCACGCACCGGCACGACGCTCGATGACAAGCTCCTCCCCGCGCTGGCGTCTCCCGTGGGCGCCCTGATCATTCTTCTCGGCGCGCTCGCCGCCCTCAAGGTGCTCAAGCTTTCACCGGCGAGCAGCGAGGCTGTGGCCTACGGCTCGACGCTCGCCTTCTCCCTGCTCGTCTTCTGGCTTTTTCTTCGGGCGTTCAACACGGTCCTTGCCCACATGCAGGAGGTGGCGACTGCGCGGCAGCTCGGCGTTGCGGCGTTCATGCCATGGATAAAGAAGACGCTGCTCGCCATTTTCTTTGTCTTCGGCGTGCTGTTGGTTGCGCAGAGCCTCGGTGCGGATGTGAAGGCGTTCCTGGCCGGGCTCGGCATCGGCGGTCTGGCGATGGCCCTCGCGGCGCAGGATACGATCGCGAATCTCTTCGGCTCCGTCGTGGTCGCGATCGACCAGCCGTTCAAGCTGGGGGAGACGGTCAGGATCGGCGCCCATGTCGGCACGGTCGAGGACATCGGATTGCGCTCCACCAAACTGCGCAACCCCGACAAGTCGGTCACGATTGTCCCCAACAGGACGGTGGCGACCGAGGTGGTGACCAATCTCTCGCGCTTCACCCAGCGGCGTGTCGAGCAGGTCGTATCACTGGCGCATGGCACCAGCGTGGAGGACATGGAGGCGCTGGTGGCGGAGTTTCAGGGCATCATCCTTGCGCAGCCCGACGTCGACCGCAGCTCCGTCATGGTCTATTTCAGGGACCTCAGCCCGGCCTCGCTCGACATCTGGCTCGTTTACATGTCGGTCGACGATGACTTCAGAAAACACATGGAGCTTCGTCAGCGCTTGAACGCCGCCTTCATGCGTGCGGCGAGGGCCAGGGGTGTCTCGTTTGCCGCTCCGATGCCGCCCGTCGTTCTTCCCGCGGAGCATTCGAGGCTGTCAGGTGGCGGGAAAGCCTGA
- a CDS encoding TerC family protein, producing MNPPNLLAVLSDLPPLPGWAWLAFFGFIAAMLALDLGVFHRDSHVVSTKEALVWCAVWAGLALAFCVVLHFWRGSESAQQFLAGYLVELCLSVDNVFVFILVFAYFKVPSQWQHRVLFWGILGAVAMRAVFILVGVSVIARFHWVIYLFGAFLVYTGIKMAFSKGAEEEMHPEKNVAVRLFRKIYPVSPTMDGGHFFTRLSGRRVATPLFVVLIVVESTDLIFALDSLPAVLAITRDGFVALTSNIFAILGLRSLYFALSGIMQLFRFLKFGLSIILVFIGVKMLITYFEYHIETSASLGVIGGILLLSVLASVLIKEKPRAAHGLEK from the coding sequence ATGAACCCGCCCAATCTCCTGGCCGTCCTGTCAGATCTCCCTCCGCTCCCAGGTTGGGCGTGGCTGGCGTTCTTTGGCTTCATCGCCGCCATGCTCGCCCTCGACCTGGGCGTCTTCCATCGCGACTCGCATGTCGTCTCCACCAAGGAGGCGCTGGTCTGGTGCGCGGTCTGGGCGGGACTCGCCCTCGCCTTCTGCGTGGTCCTGCACTTCTGGCGCGGCAGCGAATCCGCGCAGCAGTTTCTCGCGGGCTACTTGGTCGAACTCTGCCTGAGCGTGGACAATGTCTTCGTCTTCATCCTCGTCTTCGCTTATTTCAAGGTCCCCTCGCAATGGCAGCACCGCGTGCTCTTCTGGGGAATCCTGGGCGCGGTCGCGATGCGCGCAGTGTTCATCCTCGTCGGCGTCAGCGTGATCGCGCGCTTCCACTGGGTCATCTATCTTTTCGGCGCCTTCCTCGTGTACACCGGCATCAAGATGGCGTTCTCAAAGGGGGCCGAGGAGGAGATGCACCCCGAGAAAAACGTCGCAGTCCGCCTGTTTCGGAAGATCTATCCGGTGAGCCCAACCATGGACGGCGGCCATTTCTTCACCCGGTTGAGCGGGCGCAGGGTCGCGACACCTTTGTTCGTCGTCCTCATCGTCGTCGAGTCAACCGACCTGATATTCGCCCTCGACTCACTGCCGGCAGTGCTCGCGATCACCCGCGACGGCTTTGTCGCCCTGACTTCCAACATCTTCGCGATCCTCGGCCTGCGATCGCTCTATTTTGCATTGAGCGGCATCATGCAGCTCTTCCGCTTTCTGAAGTTCGGACTTTCGATCATCCTGGTTTTCATCGGCGTGAAGATGCTGATCACCTATTTTGAGTATCACATCGAGACATCCGCTTCGCTCGGTGTCATCGGCGGAATACTGCTGCTGTCGGTCCTTGCCAGCGTGCTGATCAAGGAGAAACCCAGGGCGGCGCACGGGCTGGAAAAATAG
- a CDS encoding RHS repeat-associated core domain-containing protein has protein sequence MAGCGFGKAEQSAPGPRVLADRQLHGRGPDRFGNLRQRPCERPGVSTATGRLPHAAIDRAAAIGTSYAVQNLWYEYDRVGNVIERRDQAIARDERFYTAGSPGKSDGYDGLDRLMVHRVIGGAETTLYYFRNGNISYKSDVGSFSYSVPHAVGYAGSRNYAYDANGSMMFSGYGSNARYTDWTSFGQLWKISSMQTQKSALFSFDAAGQRVKQERFSNTAASGTPDETTIYVGGIYEKVGAGTTFEHRHYILAPTGRVAVHTDRTSLVRDTRFLHTDGLGSIGTISDERGRVVRRYTYDAWGKQAVHYTNPAPDVTNAAPTTRGFTDHEGLTDFGLVHMNGRIYDPVVGRFMTADPFVGDANDGQEYNRYSYVANNPLGGTDPSGFFNLKDAVKIVAVVVVGVVTAGAGLVAIGVASNLWVGMGMVVTASFGTGWAGLANAVVAGAAGGFGSGSQAHCSMAGV, from the coding sequence GTGGCTGGATGCGGATTCGGCAAGGCAGAACAATCAGCTCCGGGGCCGCGTGTTCTGGCGGACCGACAGCTTCACGGCCGCGGGCCGGATCGATTCGGAAATCTACGGCAACGGCCTTGCGAACGACCGGGTGTATCCACGGCGACCGGACGGCTGCCGCATGCGGCGATCGACCGTGCCGCCGCGATCGGCACTTCCTACGCCGTCCAGAACCTGTGGTACGAGTACGACCGGGTCGGCAATGTGATCGAGCGTCGGGACCAGGCGATCGCTCGCGATGAACGGTTCTACACCGCTGGATCGCCGGGCAAGAGCGATGGTTATGACGGACTGGACCGGCTGATGGTGCACCGGGTGATCGGCGGCGCGGAGACCACGCTCTACTACTTTCGCAATGGGAATATCTCGTACAAGTCGGATGTCGGTAGCTTCAGCTACAGCGTACCGCACGCCGTGGGGTACGCGGGCAGTCGCAACTACGCCTACGACGCCAATGGGAGCATGATGTTTTCGGGCTACGGCAGCAATGCCCGCTACACGGATTGGACGTCGTTTGGCCAGCTCTGGAAAATCTCCAGCATGCAGACGCAGAAGTCGGCCCTGTTCTCCTTCGACGCGGCCGGACAGCGGGTGAAGCAGGAGCGGTTCAGCAACACCGCGGCATCGGGCACACCGGATGAGACCACGATTTACGTCGGTGGCATCTACGAGAAGGTGGGGGCGGGCACGACCTTCGAGCACAGGCACTACATCCTGGCTCCCACCGGCCGTGTGGCGGTGCACACCGACCGCACCTCGCTCGTCAGGGACACAAGGTTCCTCCACACCGACGGCCTCGGCTCGATCGGGACGATTTCCGATGAACGCGGACGCGTGGTGCGACGGTACACCTACGACGCCTGGGGCAAACAGGCGGTTCACTACACCAACCCCGCCCCGGATGTCACCAACGCGGCTCCGACGACGCGCGGCTTCACCGACCACGAGGGCCTGACCGACTTCGGCCTGGTCCACATGAACGGACGGATCTACGATCCGGTCGTGGGCAGGTTCATGACGGCGGACCCGTTCGTCGGAGACGCGAACGACGGACAGGAGTACAACAGGTATTCGTATGTCGCGAACAACCCGCTGGGAGGAACCGACCCCAGCGGCTTCTTCAACCTCAAGGACGCGGTGAAGATTGTGGCCGTAGTCGTTGTGGGTGTAGTGACTGCGGGAGCTGGGTTGGTTGCAATTGGTGTCGCAAGCAACCTGTGGGTTGGGATGGGGATGGTTGTGACGGCGAGTTTCGGCACCGGATGGGCAGGACTTGCCAACGCAGTAGTTGCCGGAGCGGCTGGAGGGTTTGGTTCAGGTTCTCAGGCTCATTGCTCAATGGCGGGAGTATAG
- a CDS encoding Hsp20/alpha crystallin family protein encodes MSLLHSILPSFNRPSGTRDELPLADATTMQTVRPAYRVQETADAFTATVYLPGVTKDGLEISADREEIVVTGRRGWKAPETWTSLYRESVEAEFSLTLSHDASVDVDKINAELRDGVLTLTLPKAEALKPRKIAVD; translated from the coding sequence ATGAGCCTATTACATTCCATTCTCCCTTCATTCAATCGCCCATCCGGCACCCGTGACGAACTGCCATTGGCGGACGCGACCACGATGCAGACGGTCCGACCGGCCTATCGAGTCCAGGAAACGGCAGATGCGTTCACCGCTACTGTGTACCTTCCTGGAGTCACGAAGGACGGTTTGGAAATCAGCGCCGATCGCGAGGAAATCGTGGTCACAGGCAGGCGTGGCTGGAAGGCTCCGGAGACCTGGACGTCGCTCTACCGCGAAAGCGTCGAGGCGGAATTCAGTCTCACGCTGAGCCATGACGCGTCGGTCGATGTCGACAAGATCAACGCGGAGCTTCGCGACGGGGTGCTCACTCTGACGCTGCCCAAGGCCGAGGCGCTCAAACCGCGCAAGATCGCGGTTGACTGA
- a CDS encoding RHS repeat-associated core domain-containing protein has protein sequence MRIRQGRTISSGRVFWRTDSFTAAGRIDLEIHGNGLANDQVYSTATGRLLHAAIDRAAAIGTSYAVQNLWYEYDRVGNVIERRDQASGRDERFYTAGSSGKSDGYDGLDRLMVHRVIGGAETTLYYFRNGNISYKSDVGSFSYSVPHAVGYAGSRNYAYDANGSMMLSGYGSNARYTDWTSFGQLWKISSMQTQKSALFSFDAAGQRVKQERFSNTAASGTPDETTIYVGGIYEKVGRATFEHRHYILAPTGRVAVHTDRTSLVRDTRFLHTDGLGSIGTISDERGRVVRRYTYDAWGRQAVHYTNPAPDVTNVAPTTRGFTDHEGLTDFGLVHMNGRIYDPVVGRFLTADPFVGDANDGQEYNRYSYVANNPLGFTDPSGYRKFSDVLKQAFFLGPHILAMPEYWFAPKAFNQYYGG, from the coding sequence ATGCGGATTCGGCAAGGCAGAACAATCAGCTCCGGTCGCGTATTCTGGCGGACCGACAGCTTCACGGCCGCGGGCCGGATCGATCTGGAAATCCACGGCAACGGCCTTGCGAACGACCAGGTGTATTCCACGGCGACCGGACGGCTGCTGCATGCGGCGATCGACCGTGCCGCCGCGATCGGCACCTCCTACGCCGTCCAGAACCTGTGGTACGAGTACGACCGGGTCGGCAATGTGATCGAGCGCCGGGACCAGGCGAGCGGTCGCGATGAACGGTTCTACACCGCTGGATCGTCGGGCAAGAGCGATGGTTATGACGGACTGGACCGGCTGATGGTGCACCGGGTGATCGGCGGCGCGGAGACCACGCTCTACTACTTTCGCAATGGGAACATCTCGTACAAGTCGGATGTGGGTAGCTTCAGTTACAGCGTACCGCACGCCGTGGGGTACGCGGGCAGTCGCAACTACGCCTACGACGCCAATGGGAGCATGATGCTTTCCGGCTATGGCAGCAACGCCCGCTACACGGATTGGACGTCGTTTGGCCAGCTCTGGAAAATCTCCAGCATGCAGACGCAGAAGTCGGCGCTGTTCTCCTTCGACGCGGCCGGGCAGCGGGTGAAGCAGGAGCGGTTCAGCAACACCGCGGCATCGGGCACACCGGATGAGACCACGATCTACGTGGGTGGCATCTACGAGAAGGTGGGGCGGGCGACCTTCGAGCACAGGCACTACATCCTTGCCCCCACCGGCCGAGTGGCGGTGCACACCGACCGCACCTCGCTCGTCAGGGACACAAGGTTCCTCCACACCGACGGCCTTGGCTCGATCGGGACGATTTCCGATGAACGCGGACGCGTGGTGCGGCGGTACACCTACGACGCCTGGGGCAGACAGGCGGTTCACTATACGAACCCCGCTCCGGATGTCACCAACGTGGCTCCGACGACGCGCGGCTTCACCGACCACGAAGGCCTGACCGACTTCGGCCTGGTCCACATGAACGGACGGATCTACGACCCGGTCGTGGGCAGGTTTCTGACCGCGGACCCGTTCGTCGGCGATGCGAACGACGGACAGGAGTACAACAGGTATTCGTATGTCGCGAACAACCCGCTGGGATTCACGGATCCGAGCGGATACCGCAAGTTCAGCGATGTTTTGAAGCAGGCGTTTTTCCTAGGGCCGCACATTTTGGCGATGCCCGAGTACTGGTTCGCTCCCAAGGCGTTCAACCAATACTATGGCGGGTGA